The Holophagales bacterium genome includes a region encoding these proteins:
- a CDS encoding succinate dehydrogenase/fumarate reductase iron-sulfur subunit has protein sequence MSGDKDINIKVRIWRQKSPSDKGGLVTYDVPGVSTGSSFLEMLDLVSERLMEKGEEPVALDHDCREGICGACSLVINGVPHGPRSATTTCQLHMRSFQDGQTITVEPFRAKAFPVIKDLIVDRSAYDRIIAAGGFVSVNTGVGVDANAIPVRKEDAELAMDAAACIGCGACAAACPNASAMLFVGAKVSHLGLLPQGQPERQDRVLKMVAQMDAEGFGGCTNMGECEAACPKEIKLEVIARMNRDYLGGKLTKRPKGAEKGGGA, from the coding sequence ATGAGCGGCGACAAGGACATCAACATCAAGGTTCGCATCTGGCGCCAGAAGTCGCCTTCCGACAAGGGCGGCCTCGTCACCTACGACGTCCCGGGCGTCAGCACCGGCTCCTCGTTCCTCGAGATGCTCGACCTCGTGAGCGAGCGCCTCATGGAGAAGGGAGAGGAGCCGGTCGCGCTCGACCACGACTGCCGCGAGGGCATCTGCGGCGCCTGCTCTCTCGTCATCAATGGAGTCCCTCACGGGCCGCGCTCGGCGACGACGACCTGCCAGCTCCACATGAGGAGCTTCCAGGACGGCCAGACGATCACCGTCGAGCCGTTCCGGGCGAAGGCGTTCCCCGTCATCAAGGACCTCATCGTCGACCGGTCGGCCTACGACCGGATCATCGCGGCCGGCGGCTTCGTCTCGGTGAACACCGGAGTCGGGGTCGACGCGAACGCGATCCCCGTCCGGAAAGAGGACGCCGAGCTCGCGATGGACGCGGCGGCGTGCATCGGCTGCGGCGCCTGCGCTGCCGCCTGCCCGAACGCCTCGGCGATGCTCTTCGTCGGCGCGAAGGTCTCGCACCTCGGGCTCCTCCCGCAGGGGCAGCCGGAGCGGCAGGACCGGGTCCTCAAGATGGTCGCGCAGATGGACGCCGAGGGCTTCGGCGGCTGCACGAACATGGGCGAGTGCGAGGCCGCCTGCCCGAAGGAGATCAAGCTCGAGGTCATCGCGCGGATGAACCGCGACTACCTGGGCGGCAAGCTCACGAAGCGGCCCAAGGGGGCCGAGAAGGGCGGAGGGGCCTGA
- a CDS encoding fumarate reductase/succinate dehydrogenase flavoprotein subunit produces MELDGKCPTGPMESRWTRHKAAIKLINPANKRKYKLIMVGSGLAGASGAASLAELGYEVSCFCYQDSPRRAHSIAAQGGINAAKNYQNDGDSVYRLFYDTVKGGDFRARESNVHRLAEVSNDIIDQCVAQGVPFGREYGGTLGNRSFGGAQVSRTFYARGQTGQQLLIGAYQALERQIGLGKVKMYPRTEMLDLIVIDGVARGIVVRDMVTGKVSSHFADAVMLATGGYGNGYFLSTNAKGCNATAIWRAHRRGAYFANPCYTQIHPTCIPVHGENQSKLTLMSESLRNDGRIWVPLKKGETRKAADIPEAERDYYLERKYPSFGNLAPRDISSRAAKQVCDEGRGVGPGGQGVYLDFAESIGRLGEGVIRERYGNLFEMYERITDENPYKVPMRIYPAVHYTMGGLWVDYNLMSNIPGLFVLGEANFSDHGANRLGASALMQGLADGYFVIPYTIGNYLAQGRPAKVDATHPAVKAAEADVTERTKKLLSIKGKRTVDSLHKQLGLLMWENCGMGRTRERLELGIAKIPELREEFWKSVFVPGSGEDLNVALEKAGRLADFFELDELICRDALAREESCGGHFREEYQTPDGEALRNDEKFAHVAAWEWKGEGLAPERHTEALTFESVHLATRSYK; encoded by the coding sequence ATGGAACTCGACGGCAAGTGCCCCACCGGCCCCATGGAGTCGCGCTGGACGCGGCACAAGGCGGCCATCAAGCTCATCAATCCGGCGAACAAGCGGAAGTACAAGCTCATCATGGTCGGCTCCGGCCTCGCGGGCGCCTCGGGCGCCGCGAGCCTTGCCGAGCTCGGATACGAGGTCTCCTGCTTCTGCTACCAGGACAGCCCCCGCCGCGCCCACTCCATCGCGGCGCAGGGCGGCATCAACGCGGCCAAGAATTACCAGAACGACGGCGACAGCGTCTACCGCCTCTTCTACGACACCGTGAAGGGGGGCGACTTCCGGGCCCGCGAGTCGAACGTCCACCGCCTCGCCGAGGTGAGCAACGACATCATCGACCAGTGTGTCGCGCAGGGCGTTCCGTTCGGGCGCGAGTACGGCGGCACGCTCGGGAACCGCTCCTTCGGCGGCGCGCAGGTCTCGCGGACGTTCTACGCGAGGGGCCAGACGGGGCAGCAGCTCCTCATCGGCGCCTACCAGGCGCTCGAGAGGCAGATCGGCCTCGGCAAGGTGAAGATGTACCCGCGCACCGAGATGCTCGATCTCATCGTGATCGACGGCGTGGCGCGCGGCATCGTCGTCCGCGACATGGTCACCGGCAAGGTCTCGAGCCACTTCGCCGACGCGGTCATGCTCGCGACGGGCGGCTACGGGAACGGCTATTTCCTCTCGACGAACGCGAAAGGGTGCAACGCCACCGCCATCTGGCGCGCCCACCGGCGCGGCGCCTACTTCGCGAACCCCTGCTACACGCAGATCCACCCCACCTGCATCCCGGTCCACGGCGAGAACCAGAGCAAGCTGACGCTCATGTCCGAGTCGCTCCGCAACGACGGCCGGATCTGGGTGCCGCTGAAGAAGGGGGAGACCCGCAAGGCCGCCGACATCCCCGAGGCCGAGCGCGACTACTACCTCGAGAGGAAGTACCCCAGCTTCGGCAACCTCGCCCCCCGCGACATCTCCTCGCGCGCGGCCAAGCAGGTCTGCGACGAGGGGCGCGGCGTGGGCCCCGGCGGCCAGGGCGTCTACCTCGACTTCGCCGAGTCGATCGGCCGGCTCGGCGAGGGCGTCATCCGGGAGCGGTACGGGAACCTCTTCGAGATGTACGAGAGGATCACCGACGAGAACCCGTACAAGGTCCCGATGCGGATCTACCCGGCGGTCCACTACACGATGGGCGGTCTCTGGGTCGACTACAACCTCATGTCCAACATTCCGGGCCTCTTCGTCCTCGGCGAGGCGAACTTCTCCGACCACGGCGCGAACCGCCTCGGCGCCTCGGCCCTCATGCAGGGTCTCGCCGACGGCTACTTCGTCATTCCCTACACGATCGGCAACTACCTCGCCCAGGGCAGGCCCGCGAAGGTCGACGCCACGCACCCCGCCGTGAAGGCGGCCGAGGCGGACGTCACCGAGCGGACGAAGAAGCTCCTCTCCATCAAGGGAAAGCGGACCGTCGACTCCCTCCACAAGCAGCTCGGGCTCCTCATGTGGGAGAACTGCGGCATGGGCCGCACCCGGGAGCGCCTCGAGCTGGGGATCGCGAAGATCCCGGAGCTTCGCGAGGAGTTCTGGAAGAGCGTCTTCGTCCCGGGAAGCGGGGAGGACCTGAACGTCGCCCTCGAGAAGGCGGGGCGGCTCGCCGACTTCTTCGAGCTCGACGAGCTCATCTGCCGCGATGCCCTCGCCCGCGAGGAGTCGTGCGGCGGCCACTTCCGCGAGGAGTACCAGACGCCGGACGGCGAGGCGCTCCGCAACGACGAGAAGTTCGCGCACGTTGCCGCCTGGGAGTGGAAGGGGGAGGGTCTGGCGCCGGAGCGCCACACGGAGGCGCTCACGTTCGAATCCGTCCACCTCGCCACGAGGAGCTACAAGTAA
- a CDS encoding succinate dehydrogenase cytochrome b subunit: MTSERPVLGSIALKAVMALTGLVLYGFVFVHMVGNLQLYQGPEKINAYAAFLKSVPAVLWGFRAVLLGAVGLHAVAAFILWRRNRAARPVGYASQDFQAATITSRTMYWTGPMIGLFIVYHLLHLTVGSVHPTFSHTDVYSNLVTAFSNPAVSIFYILAMVALGFHLFHGAFSLFQTLGLKTPKYEKPLKVVLMAVSTVIVVVNISFPIAVLAGLVRPVAS, from the coding sequence ATGACCTCCGAAAGACCGGTGCTCGGCTCCATCGCCCTGAAGGCGGTGATGGCCCTGACCGGCCTCGTCCTCTACGGCTTCGTCTTCGTCCACATGGTCGGAAACCTCCAGCTCTACCAGGGGCCGGAGAAGATCAACGCCTACGCGGCGTTCCTGAAGTCGGTGCCGGCGGTCCTCTGGGGGTTCCGCGCCGTCCTGCTGGGCGCGGTCGGCCTTCACGCCGTGGCCGCCTTCATCCTCTGGCGGCGCAACCGGGCGGCCCGCCCCGTCGGCTACGCCAGCCAGGACTTCCAGGCCGCGACGATCACCTCGCGGACGATGTACTGGACGGGGCCGATGATCGGCCTCTTCATCGTCTACCACCTCCTCCATCTCACGGTCGGCTCGGTCCACCCGACCTTCAGCCACACCGACGTCTACTCGAACCTCGTCACGGCCTTCTCGAACCCGGCCGTCTCCATCTTCTACATCCTCGCCATGGTCGCCCTCGGCTTCCACCTCTTCCACGGCGCCTTCAGCCTCTTCCAGACACTCGGGCTGAAGACCCCGAAGTACGAGAAGCCGCTCAAGGTGGTCCTGATGGCCGTCTCCACCGTGATCGTCGTCGTGAACATCTCCTTCCCGATCGCGGTCCTGGCCGGGCTCGTCCGCCCGGTGGCGAGCTAG
- the mdh gene encoding malate dehydrogenase, with product MRRKVTVIGAGNVGATAAQRIVEKELADVVLVDVVDGVPQGKGLDMYQSGAVEGFDMKIVGSNGFEETEGSDLCIMTAGLARKPGMSRDDLLKKNEEIVADCIAKVTRYSRDLTIVVVTNPLDAMCEVARRVSKLPKNKVVGMAGILDAARMRAFIAMEMNVSMANIHATVLGGHGDTMVPLPRYSTVAGVPITELLPADRVEAIVKRTAGGGAEIVNFLKTGSAYYAPSAAAVEMADAIFNDKKKILPCAAYLEGEYGINGLYVGVPVVLGKDGVEKIIQLNLTPEELAALQKSAESVAELCGKLTC from the coding sequence ATGCGACGAAAGGTCACCGTCATCGGGGCAGGGAACGTCGGGGCGACGGCCGCCCAGAGGATCGTCGAGAAAGAGCTGGCGGACGTCGTTCTCGTCGATGTCGTCGACGGAGTTCCCCAGGGCAAGGGCCTCGACATGTACCAGTCGGGGGCCGTCGAGGGCTTCGACATGAAGATCGTCGGCTCCAACGGTTTCGAGGAAACCGAGGGTTCCGACCTCTGCATCATGACGGCCGGTCTCGCCCGCAAGCCGGGCATGTCGCGAGACGACCTCCTGAAGAAGAACGAGGAGATCGTGGCCGACTGCATCGCGAAGGTGACGCGCTACTCGCGCGACCTGACGATCGTCGTCGTCACGAACCCCCTCGACGCGATGTGCGAGGTCGCCCGCCGCGTCTCGAAGCTCCCCAAGAACAAGGTCGTCGGCATGGCCGGCATCCTCGACGCCGCCCGGATGCGAGCCTTCATCGCCATGGAGATGAACGTCTCGATGGCGAACATCCACGCGACGGTCCTCGGCGGACACGGGGATACGATGGTTCCGCTCCCGCGGTACTCCACGGTCGCCGGCGTCCCGATCACCGAGCTTCTCCCCGCCGACCGGGTCGAGGCCATCGTCAAGCGCACGGCGGGCGGCGGCGCCGAGATCGTCAACTTCCTGAAGACCGGCTCGGCCTACTACGCCCCGTCGGCCGCGGCCGTCGAGATGGCCGACGCCATCTTCAACGACAAGAAGAAGATCCTCCCCTGCGCGGCCTACCTCGAGGGGGAGTACGGGATCAACGGCCTCTACGTCGGCGTCCCGGTCGTCCTCGGCAAGGACGGTGTCGAGAAGATCATCCAGCTGAACCTGACGCCGGAGGAGCTCGCGGCGCTGCAGAAGTCGGCCGAGTCCGTCGCCGAGCTCTGCGGGAAGCTGACCTGCTGA